From Ficedula albicollis isolate OC2 chromosome 5, FicAlb1.5, whole genome shotgun sequence, one genomic window encodes:
- the TRAF3 gene encoding TNF receptor-associated factor 3: protein MDTSKKSEPPLSVEMVQQRANPDRSPSASIYVPEQGGYKEKFVNAVEDKYKCEKCHLILCNPKQTECGHRFCETCMNALLRSSSPKCTACQESIVKDKVFKDNCCRRELLALQIYCRNENKGCKEQLSLGQLLMHLRTDCQFEELPCPRADCKEKILRKDLPDHVEKTCKYRETTCKYCKSQVPMIMLQKHEDTDCPCVMVSCPHKCSVKTLMRSELNAHLSECINAPSTCSFKRYGCTFQGTNQQIKAHEASSAVQHVNLLKEWSNALENKVALLQNESLEKNKSIQTLHNQICSFEIEIERQKEMLRNNESKILHLQRVIDSQAEKLKELDKEIRPFRQNWEEADSMKSSVESLQNRVTELESVDKTAGQGARNTSLLETQLSRHDQMLSVHDIRLADMDLRFQVLETASYNGVLIWKIRDYKRRKQEAVMGKTLSLYSQPFYTGYFGYKMCARVYLNGDGMGKGTHLSLFFVIMRGEYDALLPWPFKQKVTLMLMDQGPSRRHLGDAFKPDPNSSSFKKPTGEMNIASGCPVFVAQTVLENGTYIKDDTIFIKVIVDTSDLPDP, encoded by the exons CAGCAGAGGGCCAATCCTGACCGCAGCCCATCAGCATCCATCTATGTTCCAGAGCAAGGGGGCTACAAAGAGAAATTTGTGAATGCCGTGGAAGATAAGtacaaatgtgaaaaatgtcACCTCATCTTATGCAATCCTAAACAGACTGAATGTGGACACAGATTCTGTGAAACCTGCATGAATGCCTTGCTGAG GTCTTCTAGTCCCAAATGTACAGCATGTCAAGAAAGCATAGTAAAAGATAAG GTATTTAAAGATAATTGTTGCAGGAGAGAACTACTTGCCCTTCAAATAtactgcagaaatgaaaacaagggCTGTAAGGAACAGCTATCTTTGGGTCAATTACTG atGCATTTGAGAACTGATTGTCAGTTTGAAGAACTCCCATGTCCTCGTGCtgattgcaaagaaaaaatactgagaaaagaTTTGCCAGACCATGTAGAGAAGACCTGTAAATACCGGGAGACAACCTGTAAATACTGTAAAAGCCAAGTCCCAATGATTATGTTGCAG aaACATGAAGATACAGACTGCCCGTGTGTCATGGTTTCCTGTCCCCATAAATGCAGTGTCAAAACACTGATGAGGAGCGAG TTGAATGCACATTTGTCAGAATGTATTAATGCCCCAAGTACCTGTAGTTTTAAGCGTTATGGCTGCACTTTTCAG GGAACAAACCAACAAATTAAAGCACACGAAgccagctcagcagtgcagcaTGTTAACTTATTGAAAGAGTGGAGCAATGCTCTAGAAAATAAG GTGGCCTTGCTCCAGAATGAAAGTTTGGAAAAGAACAAGAGTATTCAAACTTTACATAATCAGATTTGTAGCTTTGAAATAGAAATtgaaagacagaaggaaatgcTGCGGAATAATGAATCTAAAATACTTCATTTACAG CGAGTGATAGACAGCCAAGCAGAGAAACTCAAAGAACTGGACAAAGAAATCCGTCCCTTCCGGCAGAACTGGGAGGAGGCTGACAGCATGAAGAGCAGCGTGGAGTCCCTCCAGAACAGAGTGACTGAGCTGGAAAGTGTTGATAAAACTGCAGGGCAAGGAGCTCGGAATACAA GCCTGCTGGAGACCCAGCTGAGCAGGCACGACCAGATGCTGAGCGTCCACGACATCCGGCTGGCTGACATGGACCTCCGCTTCCAGGTCCTGGAAACCGCCAGTTACAACGGAGTGCTGATCTGGAAAATCCGCGACTACAAACGGCGGAAGCAGGAGGCAGTCATGGGGAAGACTCTGTCCCTGTACAGCCAACCCTTTTATACTGGATACTTTGGCTACAAGATGTGTGCCAGAGTTTACCTGAACGGAGATGGCATGGGAAAGGGGACGCACTTGTCTCTGTTTTTTGTCATAATGCGTGGAGAATACGATGCTTTGCTTCCTTGGCCCTTCAAGCAGAAAGTGACTCTCATGCTCATGGATCAGGGACCCTCTCGACGCCACTTGGGAGATGCTTTCAAGCCAGatccaaacagcagcagtttcaaGAAGCCAACTGGAGAAATGAACATTGCGTCTGGCTGCCCAGTCTTTGTGGCTCAAACTGTTCTAGAGAATGGAACGTATATTAAAGATGATACTATTTTTATTAAAGTCATAGTGGATACATCGGATCTACCAGACCCCTGA